A single genomic interval of Helianthus annuus cultivar XRQ/B chromosome 6, HanXRQr2.0-SUNRISE, whole genome shotgun sequence harbors:
- the LOC110865598 gene encoding strigolactone esterase D14 — protein MEIKLDKTLSTAMNARIIGSGKETMVLGHGFGGDQSLWGKILPALTQTYQVVVFDWSFSGAIKEPNNLYDPAIYSSYDAFSDDLISLMEELNLYSTVFVGHSMSGMIGCIASIKKPHLFKNLILVGASPRYLNSECYEGGFDMKDLEQLFSSIESTYYEWASFFPSVVIDKNDLESVKMFQESLKRMKPEIGLSLAKTVFLSDYRGILEKVVIPCTIVQTTKDLVVPLSVVEYMKRMIKGNIAVEMIDTVGHFPQLTSPLQFLEIFDRLENTNVSSL, from the exons ATGGAGATCAAGTTAGACAAAACCCTATCAACCGCCATGAATGCAAGAATCATAGGTTCAGGAAAAGAAACTATGGTTCTAGGTCATGGGTTTGGTGGAGACCAATCTCTTTGGGGTAAGATTCTCCCTGCACTTACTCAAACCTACCAAGTTGTTGTGTTTGACTGGAGTTTCTCTGGTGCAATTAAAGAACCAAACAACCTTTATGATCCGGCCATATACAGCTCCTATGATGCTTTTTCCGATGACCTAATCTCCCTCATGGAGGAGCTCAATCTCTATTCGACAGTGTTCGTCGGCCACTCGATGTCCGGCATGATCGGATGCATTGCTTCCATCAAAAAGCCTCACTTGTTCAAAAACCTCATCCTTGTTGGAGCATCTCCAag GTACCTAAATTCTGAATGCTATGAAGGAGGCTTTGATATGAAAGACCTTGAACAACTATTCTCAAGCATTGAATCAACCTACTATGAATGGGCATCCTTCTTCCCTTCAGTCGTTATAGACAAAAATGACTTGGAATCTGTCAAAATGTTTCAAGAGAGCTTGAAAAGAATGAAACCCGAGATTGGTCTTTCGTTAGCTAAAACCGTATTCTTATCGGACTATCGTGGCATCCTTGAAAAGGTTGTGATCCCATGCACCATAGTTCAAACAACAAAAGATTTAGTGGTTCCACTCTCAGTTGTCGAGTATATGAAGAGAATGATCAAAGGAAACATTGCTGTTGAGATGATTGATACTGTTGGACATTTTCCTCAACTCACATCCCCTCTTCAGTTTCTTGAAATCTTTGATCGACTAGAAAATACTAACGTCTCGAGTCTTTGA